A section of the Phragmites australis unplaced genomic scaffold, lpPhrAust1.1 scaffold_88, whole genome shotgun sequence genome encodes:
- the LOC133908148 gene encoding SKP1-like protein 1 has protein sequence MIKDKGLANDVIPLPKVPSRALYTVIKYCTKHANAATKPADSDPSAAAGSSSANAAASSEDLEKWDRELVDSLGQDALYDLMLAANYLDIQGLLDAICQKVADMIKGKTTAQIRATFNIVNDFTEAEEEEIRREYAWAFDN, from the coding sequence ATGATCAAGGACAAAGGCCTCGCCAACGACGTCATCCCGCTCCCCAAAGTCCCTTCCCGAGCCCTCTACACGGTGATCAAGTACTGCACCAAGCACGCCAACGCCGCCACCAAGCCCGCCGACTCCGACCCCAGCGCTGCGGCCGGCAGCAGCAGTGCCAACGCCGCGGCATCGTCCGAGGACCTGGAGAAGTGGGACCGCGAGCTCGTCGACAGCCTCGGCCAGGACGCCCTCTACGACCTCATGCTCGCCGCCAACTACCTCGATATCCAGGGGCTCCTCGACGCCATCTGCCAGAAGGTCGCCGACATGATCAAGGGCAAGACCACCGCGCAGATCCGCGCCACCTTCAACATCGTCAACGACTTCaccgaggcggaggaggaggagatccgAAGGGAGTACGCCTGGGCTTTCGACAACTAG